In one window of Microbacterium profundi DNA:
- a CDS encoding DsbA family protein yields MSSDETPNVPSPRSSREAVREKAQQVHAKQSRARIMRRIIVGAVAVVAVGAIGTAVAMAVNSSVSEPTMSPSGMDSDGIVVNSAPNVGAEDVPETPAPEETTSGATETPDPTPQPTASAAAVDVHIYVDYLSPGAGEFERANARQLAGWINEDAVTVTYHPVSMLTASSNGTKYSLRAAAAAACVSTYSPAQFYSFNNELLVDQPEVDTNGRSNVELADLAQAVGVDDPKVVRKCIEKEDFVSWAKEATSRALEGPLVGSDDLVLTSAPMIVVNGEAYVGSLKDPAEFAQFVLTVASETDETQAPTHTPAPTETPAE; encoded by the coding sequence ATGTCGAGCGACGAAACGCCGAACGTCCCCTCCCCTCGCAGCTCCCGTGAGGCGGTTCGGGAAAAGGCCCAGCAGGTGCACGCCAAGCAGTCCAGGGCGCGGATCATGCGACGGATCATCGTCGGTGCCGTCGCCGTCGTCGCGGTGGGCGCCATTGGCACTGCGGTGGCGATGGCGGTGAACTCATCGGTATCGGAGCCGACCATGAGTCCGAGCGGTATGGACTCCGACGGCATCGTCGTGAACTCGGCGCCGAACGTCGGTGCCGAGGACGTGCCTGAGACGCCGGCTCCGGAGGAGACGACGTCCGGCGCGACCGAGACGCCTGATCCGACACCGCAGCCGACGGCATCGGCTGCGGCCGTCGATGTGCACATCTATGTCGACTACCTCTCGCCCGGTGCCGGAGAGTTCGAGCGAGCGAATGCGCGCCAGCTGGCGGGCTGGATCAACGAGGATGCCGTCACCGTGACATATCACCCGGTGTCGATGCTCACTGCGAGCTCCAACGGCACGAAGTACTCGCTGCGTGCGGCGGCGGCGGCGGCGTGCGTGTCCACGTATTCTCCGGCGCAGTTCTACTCGTTCAACAACGAACTGCTCGTCGACCAGCCCGAGGTCGACACCAATGGCCGGTCCAACGTCGAACTCGCCGACCTCGCCCAGGCGGTCGGCGTCGATGACCCCAAGGTCGTTCGCAAGTGCATCGAGAAGGAAGACTTCGTCTCTTGGGCGAAGGAGGCCACCTCGCGTGCCCTCGAAGGCCCACTCGTCGGCTCCGACGACCTCGTGCTCACGAGCGCTCCGATGATCGTCGTGAACGGCGAGGCCTACGTCGGCTCCCTGAAGGATCCTGCCGAGTTCGCGCAGTTCGTGCTGACAGTGGCCAGCGAGACCGACGAGACCCAGGCGCCGACGCACACTCCGGCCCCGACAGAGACACCCGCGGAGTAG
- a CDS encoding tyrosine-protein phosphatase — protein MDEPVNRLELAGTHNFREVAPGVLTPGMLYRSDALHRLTREGRGTLHELGIRQVIDLRSAFDRRIGGRDRLRGTGATRLSVPIDGAPRAFDPRTLTLQEIYETVLSRHQSDLGRVVRAVASTDGPVLVHCTAGKDRTGLVVALILTALDIDRDIILADYSATAANLSGEWTERMLRKIRRFRVPMTDNLMEVLTRSPAAVLSGTFDWLDREHGGALAYLQQAGVDGAVRDQLREALLPRTG, from the coding sequence ATGGATGAGCCCGTCAACCGCCTCGAGCTCGCGGGCACGCACAACTTCCGCGAGGTCGCTCCTGGCGTGCTGACACCCGGCATGCTGTACCGCTCCGACGCACTGCACCGGCTCACCCGCGAGGGACGCGGCACGTTGCACGAGCTCGGCATCCGGCAGGTCATCGACCTTCGTTCGGCATTCGACCGGCGCATCGGCGGGCGCGACCGGCTCCGTGGGACGGGCGCGACCCGGCTATCCGTGCCGATCGATGGCGCTCCGCGCGCGTTCGATCCGCGCACCCTCACCCTGCAGGAGATCTACGAGACCGTGCTCAGCCGTCATCAGAGCGATCTCGGGCGCGTCGTCCGCGCAGTCGCGTCGACCGACGGCCCTGTCCTCGTGCACTGCACCGCCGGCAAGGATCGCACCGGCCTCGTCGTGGCGCTCATCCTCACCGCGCTCGACATCGATCGCGACATCATCCTCGCCGACTACTCGGCCACTGCGGCGAACCTCTCGGGAGAGTGGACAGAGCGGATGCTGCGCAAGATCCGGCGCTTCCGCGTGCCGATGACGGACAACCTGATGGAGGTGCTGACGAGATCGCCGGCCGCGGTGTTGAGCGGTACGTTCGACTGGCTCGACCGCGAACACGGCGGTGCCTTGGCCTACCTGCAGCAGGCCGGCGTCGACGGCGCTGTGCGCGACCAGCTGCGAGAGGCACTGCTTCCCCGCACCGGTTGA
- a CDS encoding cation:proton antiporter domain-containing protein — protein MPHLVLIGLAAILLWSLISHRFERWGVAGPIGLVLLGAVTVIWDVDSFGTAIDSPISEKIVEVILAILLFADATEVKGGIFGREGRVIARLVLIALPLSIVLTVATGMLLIPDTGLLVLLVVACVILPIDFAPAASLLRNRRLPARLRQILNVESGYNDGLISPVFGMSLALAVIWSTIVRTPESDITDDALEGPAIQFMDAFINAVPSTVIAVVIGIVLGTGIGYLVRIARARLIADALGARYVMLILPLIAYGVASIPIFNANGFVAAFVAGIGYRLTRTRGHRSEGIDRSELLLVEEVGALAANFVWFVLGGAMLLVITSGIDWWMLLFAVLALTLLRVVPVYLSLMGSSVGRRDRLLIGALGPRGTASIVFGLLAYNALPEDEGVAVLTIMVATVVGSILLHGLAAPLLVNRRKVGEEIT, from the coding sequence ATGCCGCATCTCGTCCTGATCGGGCTCGCCGCGATCCTGCTCTGGTCTCTGATCTCGCACCGCTTCGAGCGCTGGGGCGTCGCCGGGCCGATCGGCCTGGTGCTGCTCGGAGCCGTGACGGTCATCTGGGACGTCGACTCCTTCGGCACCGCGATCGATTCTCCGATCTCCGAGAAGATCGTCGAGGTGATCCTCGCGATCCTGCTCTTCGCCGATGCCACCGAGGTCAAGGGCGGCATCTTCGGTCGCGAAGGAAGGGTGATCGCTCGCCTCGTGCTCATCGCGCTGCCGTTGTCGATCGTGTTGACGGTCGCGACAGGCATGCTGCTCATCCCTGACACCGGTCTGCTCGTGCTTCTCGTCGTGGCGTGCGTGATCCTGCCGATCGATTTCGCGCCGGCCGCATCTCTGCTTCGCAATCGACGACTCCCCGCGCGGTTGCGTCAGATCCTGAACGTGGAGAGCGGCTACAACGACGGACTGATCTCCCCCGTCTTCGGCATGTCGCTGGCGCTGGCCGTCATCTGGTCGACCATTGTGCGCACCCCGGAGTCCGATATCACCGACGACGCGCTCGAGGGCCCGGCGATCCAGTTCATGGACGCATTCATCAACGCCGTTCCGTCGACCGTGATCGCCGTCGTGATCGGCATCGTGCTGGGTACCGGAATCGGATACCTCGTGCGCATCGCGCGTGCACGCCTCATCGCAGACGCACTCGGCGCCCGCTACGTCATGCTGATCCTCCCGCTCATCGCCTACGGGGTGGCGAGCATCCCGATCTTCAACGCGAATGGCTTCGTCGCCGCTTTCGTGGCCGGGATCGGATACCGGTTGACACGTACGAGAGGTCATCGATCCGAAGGGATCGACCGCAGCGAGCTGCTCCTGGTGGAGGAAGTGGGGGCTCTGGCCGCGAACTTCGTGTGGTTCGTACTCGGCGGAGCCATGCTCCTGGTGATCACGTCGGGGATCGACTGGTGGATGCTGCTGTTCGCCGTGCTCGCGCTGACTCTGCTGCGCGTCGTCCCGGTGTACCTGTCGCTCATGGGCAGCTCGGTGGGCAGGCGCGACCGGCTTCTGATCGGCGCGCTCGGCCCGCGCGGCACGGCGTCGATCGTGTTCGGGCTGCTGGCGTACAACGCGCTCCCCGAGGACGAGGGCGTGGCCGTGCTGACGATCATGGTCGCCACCGTCGTCGGCAGCATTCTGCTGCACGGACTGGCCGCGCCGCTGCTCGTGAATCGGCGAAAGGTCGGCGAGGAGATCACCTGA